From Anopheles darlingi chromosome 2, idAnoDarlMG_H_01, whole genome shotgun sequence, the proteins below share one genomic window:
- the LOC125950783 gene encoding uncharacterized protein LOC125950783: MGVRNLKTYMNKHLKNGVYPVWMLPAIRKAAKRSRQPLVVIDLMALFGLFCSDKKSMLCGTRVRMIEQQADEFFRRLKEAGARLVFFYDGPPQQAKLTTWTKRQNQKYKDMIAIMDAVDQGQPLHKIANKYSRMPNNTCIKLNHVARKHGPLIIPYSAECDQELAVYAQQHKAFAIITNDTDFLIYEGNWHLWYVDDINLDTLETLEYNRDALRREMDLNWPGMALWATLGGNDFFQYDTVEPFHNSLNGNNKFGKLAQYVRSLPLGNGFSKGIVKQIVQRVYEGRPIPEDAEECLAQSLYFYSTNPSLLSRPMDPMEAFLIEEEQTFVLSILKGTAHNSTTLFFDFRSSQLGNYFDIIVPLIARTAGVILYHRQHERTDMKVLAKRGHLESYAEYTVPAIFPTDITPPHLMELLSQDATLQDALKQRKLQLLRWVCSDDVDDGMLQAIPSKLVTTVLTLVTLVRNDALLLFEADLLLSIAHDELNGGINSNPTIERYPVRVDPRAFRVAFLFQKVYSHIARTAKSFGLPADYCCSVPYDGHRFHNCYAGWRSGQWTMNEGQQGWRLYAPFANQDRVAAAVA, encoded by the exons ATGGGTGTCCGGAATTTGAAAACGTATATGAACAAGCATTTGAAGAACGGTGTCTATCCGGTTTGGATGTTGCCCGCGATACG AAAAGCGGCTAAACGATCGCGCCAACCTTTGGTAGTGATCGATTTGATGGCgttgtttggattgttttgctCCGATAAGAAGAGCATGCTTTGTGGAACACGGgtacgaatgatcgaacagcAAGCTGATGAGTTTTTCCGACGGCTTAAGGAAGCCGGAGCACGGTTGGTGTTTTTCTATGATGGGCCACCGCAGCAGGCTAAACTCACGACGTGGACGAAACGGCAAAATCAAAAGTACAAAGACATGATTGCCATCATGGATGCAGTTGATCAGGGACAACCCCTGCATAAAATTGCCAACAAGTACTCCAGAATGCCGAACAATACCTGCATCAAGCTGAATCACGTAGCGCGCAAGCACGGTCCATTGATCATTCCGTACAGCGCCGAGTGCGATCAAGAGTTGGCCGTGTATGCACAGCAGCATAAAGCCTTCGCCATTATAACGAACGATACCGATTTTCTCATCTACGAAGGAAACTGGCATCTCTGGTACGTAGACGATATCAATTTGGATACACTGGAGACGCTAGAATACAACAGGGATGCATTACGGCGTGAGATGGATTTAAACTGGCCCGGCATGGCCCTGTGGGCGACACTGGGAGGGAACGACTTTTTCCAGTACGACACCGTGGAACCTTTCCACAATTCCCTCAATGGTAACAACAAATTCGGCAAACTGGCCCAATATGTTCGCAGCTTACCGCTCGGTAATGGTTTTAGTAAAGGTATCGTGAAGCAAATTGTCCAGCGCGTATATGAAGGGCGGCCGATACCGGAAGATGCAGAAGAATGTTTGGCGCAAAGTTTATACTTTTACAGCACC AATCCTAGTTTATTGAGCCGCCCAATGGATCCGATGGAAGCATTTCTGATTGAGGAAGAGCAAACCTTTGTGTTGAGCATTTTGAAAGGCACGGCACACAACAGTACAACCCTATTTTTCGACTTCCGATCGTCACAGCTTGGAAATTACTTTGACATTATTGTGCCATTGATCGCCCGCACTGCCGGTGTCATACTATACCATCGACAACATGAACGAACGGATATGAAGGTACTGGCCAAACGGGGACATCTGGAATCTTATGCTGAGTATACCGTTCCAGCAATATTCCCAACGGATATTACGCCACCGCATCTGATGGAACTGCTGTCGCAGGACGCAACGCTACAGGATGCATTAAAGCAAAGGAAGCTGCAATTATTGCGCTGGGTCTGTTCGGACGATGTGGACGATGGGATGTTGCAGGCGATACCGAGTAAACTGGTCACAACGGTTCTCACGCTTGTGACGCTAGTTCGAAATGACGCATTGCTTCTATTCGAAGCTGATCTGCTTCTATCGATAGCCCATGATGAACTGAACGGTGGTATCAATTCAAATCCCACCATCGAGCGGTATCCCGTGCGTGTCGATCCTCGCGCCTTTCGCGTAGCTTTTCTGTTCCAGAAGGTGTACTCGCACATCGCGCGTACGGCTAAATCATTTGGTCTGCCCGCCGATTACTGCTGTTCCGTACCATACGATGGACATCGGTTTCACAACTGTTATGCCGGCTGGCGTAGCGGCCAGTGGACGATGAACGAAGGGCAACAAGGGTGGAGATTGTATGCGCCATTTGCAAATCAGGACCGCGTGGCAGCCGCTGTTGCCTAA